The following are from one region of the Mycolicibacterium diernhoferi genome:
- a CDS encoding recombinase family protein, which yields MDNTRKLRAVVGARVSHLDDDKANTRKVSHIAQTEEGVRWAGGRGFEIVGTFQDLGVSAGKTTPFERPELGEWLAVERLHEWDVLVFSKIDRAFRSTKDCVQFAQWIKDNRKILAFSGDGVVLDYLHPAGDSLDQMMSEFFIYVGSFFAAIELNRFKTRATDRLAVLKMTDRVSHGVPPLGYMTVPHPNGKGKALKRDPEGYKLLHQIQAKLVHENYSLTELVRWLNDSGHRTNRAKAAGKGSWSVTTLKRTLTSQRLQGLRVAGGKLVLDPEGQPIRMAEPTFTSEQWIQLQDAIAQRSASGKSRQMTPNPLGGIGICGSILHKPDCEYHGTSGPRGPEIGPRCDCPECGYSLSVHRRKSSSGTEHTYVRCGRSTTGCRGSLRLDYVEEFIQGRFLEDHGNREMTRRVFVPGEDRSEELAQTEQSLARLRWESDNGLVDDEEMYKARLLALSAKKAELSAETVVPARWDEVGTGQTYGELWGDPDTDRRQVLRDSGIRFVMYGSQRGATGSTKVSGLEIRVPDSWPQPVLSEEQQQIRDMLAART from the coding sequence ATGGACAACACCCGGAAGCTCCGCGCCGTCGTCGGTGCGCGGGTCTCCCACCTTGACGACGACAAGGCCAACACCCGGAAGGTCTCGCACATCGCGCAGACCGAGGAGGGTGTCCGATGGGCCGGAGGCCGGGGATTCGAGATCGTCGGGACGTTCCAAGACCTCGGGGTATCCGCCGGTAAGACGACACCGTTCGAACGTCCCGAACTCGGGGAGTGGTTGGCGGTCGAACGGCTGCATGAGTGGGACGTTCTCGTGTTCTCCAAGATCGACCGTGCGTTCAGGTCAACCAAGGACTGTGTTCAGTTCGCCCAGTGGATCAAAGACAACCGGAAGATCTTGGCGTTCTCCGGTGACGGTGTCGTGCTCGACTACCTGCACCCGGCGGGTGACTCACTTGATCAAATGATGAGCGAGTTCTTTATCTACGTCGGTTCGTTCTTCGCCGCCATCGAACTGAACAGGTTCAAGACCAGGGCGACAGACCGTCTTGCGGTGCTCAAGATGACCGACCGGGTATCGCACGGCGTGCCGCCGCTCGGATACATGACCGTGCCGCACCCCAACGGCAAAGGTAAGGCGCTGAAACGTGACCCCGAGGGTTACAAACTGCTGCACCAGATCCAAGCCAAGCTAGTCCACGAGAACTACTCACTCACCGAACTGGTGCGGTGGCTGAATGACTCGGGGCACCGTACGAACCGCGCCAAAGCGGCGGGTAAAGGCAGTTGGTCGGTGACCACGCTCAAGCGAACGTTGACCTCGCAGCGTCTGCAAGGCCTGCGGGTCGCGGGTGGCAAGCTCGTACTTGACCCCGAAGGCCAGCCGATCCGTATGGCCGAGCCAACGTTCACGTCTGAGCAGTGGATTCAGCTACAGGATGCGATAGCGCAGCGGTCGGCGAGCGGAAAGAGTCGGCAGATGACACCGAACCCGTTGGGCGGCATTGGTATTTGCGGGTCGATTCTCCACAAGCCAGATTGTGAATACCACGGCACCTCAGGGCCGCGTGGCCCTGAGATCGGTCCCCGCTGTGACTGCCCGGAGTGCGGCTACTCGCTGTCGGTCCACCGCCGTAAGTCGTCGAGCGGCACCGAGCACACCTATGTGCGGTGCGGAAGGTCAACGACGGGCTGCCGAGGCTCGCTGCGGCTGGACTACGTAGAGGAGTTCATCCAGGGCCGGTTCTTAGAGGACCACGGAAATCGGGAGATGACCCGCCGGGTGTTTGTCCCCGGCGAGGATCGAAGCGAGGAACTCGCCCAGACAGAGCAGTCGCTAGCTCGTCTGCGATGGGAGTCGGACAACGGACTCGTAGACGACGAGGAGATGTACAAAGCGCGCTTGCTCGCGCTGTCTGCCAAGAAAGCGGAGCTGTCTGCCGAGACCGTGGTTCCCGCGCGTTGGGATGAGGTCGGCACCGGGCAGACATACGGGGAGCTGTGGGGCGACCCCGACACCGACCGTAGGCAGGTGCTCAGAGACTCGGGTATCAGGTTCGTCATGTACGGATCGCAACGCGGGGCGACGGGCTCGACGAAGGTGTCCGGCCTCGAAATCCGGGTGCCCGACTCGTGGCCCCAGCCCGTGCTTTCGGAAGAACAGCAGCAGATCCGAGACATGCTCGCGGCTCGTACCTGA
- a CDS encoding dipeptidase — protein MTDLVTRVRELLPSVRADLEELVRIESVWADPARRPEVYRSAELTAKLLRHAGFGDVRTVESGGAPAVIARHPAPEGAPTVLLYAHHDVQPEGDPGQWHSAPFEPTERDGRLYGRGTADDKAGIATHLAAFRALGPNPPVGVTVFVEGEEESGSPSLPALLNEHRDLLAADVIVIADSDNWSTDIPALTVSLRGLADCVVEVATLDHGLHSGLWGGVVPDALSVLVRLLASLHDDDGNVAVQGLHEAKAAEVEFSEERVRADSGLLDGVRQIGSGPVVQRMWARPAITVIGIDTTPIDKASNTLVPRARAKVSMRVAPGGDARAHLEALTRHLQDHAPWGAQVTVTPGDVGQPYAIDARGPVYDAARAAFKTAWGREPIDMGMGGSIPFIAEFAAAFPDAEILVTGVEDPGTQAHSINESLHLGVLERAATSEALFLEALGRGPS, from the coding sequence ATGACTGATCTCGTCACGCGGGTCCGTGAGCTGCTGCCGTCGGTGCGAGCCGACCTCGAAGAGTTGGTGCGCATCGAGTCGGTGTGGGCGGACCCCGCGCGCCGGCCCGAGGTGTACCGCAGCGCCGAGTTGACGGCGAAGCTGTTGCGCCACGCCGGTTTCGGTGATGTACGCACCGTCGAGTCGGGCGGTGCCCCCGCGGTGATCGCGCGCCACCCCGCACCCGAGGGAGCGCCCACGGTGCTGCTGTACGCCCACCACGATGTGCAGCCCGAGGGCGACCCCGGCCAGTGGCATTCCGCGCCGTTCGAACCGACCGAACGTGACGGGCGGCTCTACGGCCGCGGCACCGCCGACGACAAGGCCGGTATCGCAACGCATCTGGCCGCGTTCCGGGCGCTGGGCCCCAACCCGCCGGTGGGCGTCACCGTCTTCGTCGAGGGCGAGGAGGAATCCGGCTCACCCTCACTGCCGGCACTGCTGAACGAGCACCGGGACCTGCTGGCCGCCGACGTGATCGTCATCGCCGACTCGGACAACTGGAGCACCGACATCCCGGCGCTGACGGTGTCGCTGCGCGGACTGGCCGACTGTGTGGTGGAGGTGGCGACCCTGGATCACGGCCTGCACTCGGGCCTGTGGGGCGGGGTGGTGCCCGACGCGCTGAGCGTGCTGGTCCGGTTGCTGGCCAGCCTGCACGACGATGACGGCAACGTGGCCGTGCAGGGCCTGCACGAGGCCAAGGCGGCCGAGGTGGAGTTCAGCGAGGAGCGGGTGCGGGCGGACTCGGGTCTGCTCGACGGGGTGCGCCAGATCGGTTCGGGCCCGGTGGTGCAACGGATGTGGGCGCGCCCGGCCATCACGGTGATCGGTATCGACACCACGCCGATCGACAAGGCGTCGAACACCCTGGTGCCCAGGGCCCGGGCGAAGGTGAGCATGCGGGTGGCCCCGGGCGGGGACGCGCGGGCGCATCTGGAGGCGCTGACCCGGCATCTGCAGGACCACGCGCCGTGGGGCGCACAGGTCACCGTGACACCCGGGGACGTCGGTCAGCCGTACGCGATCGACGCCCGCGGCCCGGTGTACGACGCGGCCCGCGCGGCCTTCAAGACCGCCTGGGGCCGTGAGCCGATCGACATGGGGATGGGCGGGTCGATCCCGTTCATCGCCGAGTTCGCCGCGGCGTTCCCGGATGCCGAGATCCTCGTCACCGGGGTGGAGGACCCGGGCACCCAGGCACACAGCATCAACGAGAGCCTGCACCTGGGGGTGCTGGAGCGCGCCGCGACGTCCGAGGCGCTGTTTCTGGAGGCGCTGGGCCGGGGCCCGAGCTAG
- the acpS gene encoding holo-ACP synthase AcpS, with protein sequence MGIVGVGIDLVSIPDFAEQVDQPGTVFAETFTPGERRDAADKSSSAARHLAARWAAKEAVIKAWSGSRFSKKPMLPEGIHRDIEVITDMWGRPKVRLSGAIAEHLKDVTIHLSLTHEADTAAAVAILEA encoded by the coding sequence ATGGGCATCGTTGGAGTAGGGATCGACCTGGTGTCGATTCCGGATTTCGCCGAGCAGGTCGACCAGCCTGGCACCGTTTTCGCCGAGACCTTCACGCCGGGGGAACGGCGCGACGCCGCGGACAAGAGTTCGTCGGCGGCGCGCCACCTCGCGGCGCGGTGGGCGGCCAAGGAAGCGGTGATCAAGGCCTGGTCGGGGTCGCGCTTCTCCAAGAAGCCGATGCTGCCGGAGGGCATCCACCGCGACATCGAGGTCATCACCGACATGTGGGGACGGCCGAAGGTGCGGCTCTCGGGTGCGATCGCCGAGCATCTCAAGGATGTGACGATCCACCTGTCGCTGACGCATGAGGCCGACACCGCCGCTGCGGTCGCCATTCTCGAAGCCTGA